The Bacillota bacterium genome includes the window GCATACCCGCGCCGCCGACACAACCGCCGGTACATACCATGGCCTCCACAAACCGGGGCTTGATACGTCCGGCCGCTAGATCCCGGAAAGTAGCCAAGCATTCCTCTAAACCGCTTACTGTCAAAACACGACTGGTTAAATCCCCACTTATACCGGCTGCCTGCAGTACGCCACCTTCCACCGGGAAAGAGCGCGCCGGCAAACCGTCACCGCCCGAGCTCCCATTCTTCTTTCCCATGGGCTCCAGCTTCGCTTCTTCGAACCATTTCTGCAGCTCCGGAAAAGTGATCACTGCGTCTATAATGCCGGCAACTTCGGGCCGCCTGGCCTCGTCAATTTTGGCCGTACACGGCCCCACAAAGACCACCTTAATGTCAGGGCCATACCGTTTCTTAAGTAGGAGCCCGTGGGTAGCCATGGGAGAAAGGCAAGGAGCCAGATAGGGTATCAAGTCCGGATAATGCTTCTCGATTAGATTCACCGCCGCCGAACAACAAGCCGAGATCAGCGGCTCCTCCCGACCCAGCAGAAGATCCTTGTACTTCCGGGCCACCACCTGGGCCCCAACAGCAGTTTCCTCTACCCAGGTAAAGCCCAAAGTCCGAACCATGGGCTCAAAGGATTCCACCACTTTCCGCGGGAAAGCAGCGGCGAACGACGGGGCCACACTCAGAGCTACCTGTCGACCTTCAGTCAAAAAAACCCGAGCCCGCTGCAAATCAGTGTGAATCACCTTCGCTTGTTGTGGACAGACCAATGTGCAGTTACCGCAGGCAATGCAACGTTCATCGATAATATGGGCCTGACCGGACTTGAACGAAATGGCTTTCACCGGGCAACAGCGTAGGCAGCGGTGGCAGTCACGACAATCGGCCACTCGAGTAGTGATTACACTCAAGGCTGACATCTCCTTAGAATCTTGTCTTGAAACAATTGAAAGACGCTGTCACGTCGTACCCCGGTTATTAGCTCATCGCCGATGTGCATCACTACCCCTTCGGTGCAGTGCTCCTGACAGAAGGATCCCTCTAGGTTTACCTGATCTTCCAAGCCATAGGTAGCAATTAGATCTTG containing:
- a CDS encoding 4Fe-4S binding protein, with protein sequence MSVITTRVADCRDCHRCLRCCPVKAISFKSGQAHIIDERCIACGNCTLVCPQQAKVIHTDLQRARVFLTEGRQVALSVAPSFAAAFPRKVVESFEPMVRTLGFTWVEETAVGAQVVARKYKDLLLGREEPLISACCSAAVNLIEKHYPDLIPYLAPCLSPMATHGLLLKKRYGPDIKVVFVGPCTAKIDEARRPEVAGIIDAVITFPELQKWFEEAKLEPMGKKNGSSGGDGLPARSFPVEGGVLQAAGISGDLTSRVLTVSGLEECLATFRDLAAGRIKPRFVEAMVCTGGCVGGAGMPQGVSAAANRLKVAAYCSWANKNKTAWQVPEGTWENLQLTRSYHDLRQRLPEPTPEDIAAILARIGKTRPADEANCGGCGYNSCREKAHAVYQGWAEEEMCIPYMKSKLSSLAVAIVNSTSSAVIVTDSKFIVQEFNPRALGLFAVDGNVVSGRPLNNFFDPVNFAVAWDEQESIVDKRVEYPERDLVTLQTILPIKDYGLIVGIINDISNQEKAKEEAQEMKQEALVRAEQVITRQMKVAQEIASLMGETTAETKAILWQLIELARGKEDKGNAVGS
- a CDS encoding (2Fe-2S) ferredoxin domain-containing protein encodes the protein MLRVAVCVGSACHLKGSGEVIRILQDLIATYGLEDQVNLEGSFCQEHCTEGVVMHIGDELITGVRRDSVFQLFQDKILRRCQP